The genomic interval ATCAGAACTGAAGGAGTACCCCAGCCCAAGTGGCTACTggtaatttattttaactgcttCACAGTATTCTCTTGTATGAACATCCTGATAgaagtaatttaaaatgtttatttttgaattttttgtgCTATTTTaggggtagttttttttttttaaatgcatattgttCCTTTTTTTATAAACTTACCCAATGTGATTATCTCTTAATTAGCAAGTTTAATctgtttgcatttattttattaataggaattttgaatgtatttcttcttcttttttgtattttctatttatacTCATTTTCTTGCCCTCTTTTGTCTTCCTTTGTTGAATAAAGCTTTCTATGTTCTGCCATAAACAAATTATTCTCTTCTCTCTGCAGGTTTAGAAAATATAGATTATATATTTCAATgtcaactttaaaattttaatattcatgCTCAATAATATATTTTGATCTAtcaaactttgttgttgttcagtcgctaagatgAAGCTGACTTtgtggcccatggactgcagtatgacaggcctccctgtccctcactgtctcctgaagtttagcaccacacacacacacacacatacacaagctaTATATGAAAGTTATTAGGTGTTGAATGTGTCCACATATTGTAAAAATTTCTATGTTCACCCTTATCCTTTTAACCAATGCTGTTCCTCAGTCATACTTTTCTTGTAATTAATATTCTTGCTTTAACAATCCCTCTGCTGAGAATTTATGGAATGAAATTCTAATCTTTGTATAACTGGTTTAGCCAGGGATAGTATTTTAGGCTGACACATTTTTCCAGACTATGAATgcatttttcatctatttctatTGATAATGACATTTTcctttggtttaatttttttttttctttcccagttaaTGCCATTTGTTTCTGGcttttaaggttttaaaatttattgttgaCATATGCAGTTTCTCTATTGTGTTTAaatgtgcatttttatttattcaggaTGTTTATTTAGGCACTTGGAGTGCCTTCTGAGAATATCCATGTCATTCTTTCATTGGGAAAGTTATCACCATTTCCTTTTTTCAAATATGACTTTCAGTTCATTTACTCTATTTTATTCTTCTGAGACACTTAGCTATAAGCTGGAGAATCCATAATATTCtctatatttctttaatttttaaagtagtatTTATATAACTTTGGTTTTGAGGCTGTGCTCTAAGTAAATTCCTTAGTACCATTTTCAAATTCAGCAGATCTCGCCAAAACTATGTAAACTATTTCTAAAGGCTGGTCTGTTTACTGAGTTGGTGGTGGGTTTCTGTCTGTTTTCAGGTACATATTTCTTTATTAAGACTCCTTAAAGATCCCTTCCACCAGTCTTTCTTTTATCTATGCTTAGTTCATTTAAAAAACCTGATGTTTGTTCCTTGGAGGATTGCCAGCTATTAGTAAAGTGTCTTGCAGTTTTATCCATATAAACATTTCATCTTGGGTAAATTCAGTTTCTGATTGATTATTTGgggaattatttttcttcttcacctTTTGGTTACCAGGCTTCTTTTGAGTGGGAggttcttatttttgtttctctcctttttcaccaCCCTATAAGTATGTGTTTCTTTTTGTGTGAATCAGTTTTGTGGTTGCCTCTACTTGTCTTTCAGTGATTTTTCAGGCCCTAGGACTCATAGTAACAATATCATGCTCTGACTCAGGCGAATAACATACATGACCATCCAGCAAGTGGGGAACTTGATTCGTTTCTCAATTATGAATACGTGTCCTTCTACTTTCATATTTCACAGATCCATATAAGTGGCAGGCTTagggaacaatttttttttttttttagtcttctcTAATAAGCAGGGGGAGCCTTGGCACACAATCCCCACTTTAAACACTGAGTCTGGCTCTATAAATCCATTTTATGGGATCAATTTTAATCCCTGTGGCCTCAGGAAAAGTGACCTCTTCTCCTACATGATTTTGGACTTTAATCCCAGAGGGCCAAAGGATGTTGTTCTACTCCTCACCTTGTATTTATGGCCCATGATAATCTTTGTTCAGTTTGTAAGACCTGCTTTATCTTTatagtgttttattttatatataactgtTATGTGATTGAGGCAAAATTGCATCTTAATGTGATTTTACTGTCTTCTCAACAATTCTTCTACTCATCGTTTCATCATCTGTGCTTGCTTTTGTTTATAATCATGGAGCACAGTATTTTATTCATGTCAGCATATTGATAAAAATGGAATTGGACTTAAAACATACTAACACAATATTACTCATggaaagtcatatatatatatgtatatatgcataaatatgtatgtgtgtgtgtgtgtgtgtgtgtgtgtgtgtgtagacagtATATAGAAAACCAGAGGAGAAACCACTCTACATGGTGTATCCAGGGGGATCAATGAATTGAACTCAAGGGATTTTGATTTGACAATCATTTGTTGGGTCATCTCAATGGCAATTTAAATTCAGCAAAGCAGTAGCATCTGTAATAGGAAATTAGCATTGTTGATTTGAATACTATTggtattgttgttttgtttgtatttacATTGTAAATATTTCTGCCATGTAAGTGCACAAGAGTCCTGTACATATAGACTTTAACTTCACTCTGAATATGATCTTAGTTAACCGATATAATAAATAATCGtatatggctttcctggtggctcagatggtaaagaacccaccagcaatgcaggagacccaggtttgatccctgggttgggaagattctctggagaaggaaatggcaacccactccagtattcttgcctataaacaGAGggatccatgggatcacaaagagtcagacaggaccaagtgactaacacaaacacacaataaataatgttatataaatacTAGATAAATTTTCTTTTACAGGGAAAACCTCCCCCATAAAGTAGAATTAGATTGTATGAACTAATCCTCATAATATTCAAGTAAGGGAGGCTCAACATTGATTTTGTTTCCTGAATTCAGAGGAGggaattgagaaagaaaaaaaaaaagttaagtgatTGTCACAAGTCAAATAAGTGGTATGCCAGGATATACACATCTGATTGCAGAACTCTGGTCCTTATTGAATAAGAAATATACACAGATACAatgggaaaatggaaaagaaagatttattttcaggaaatggctttatttcattgACACTTTAGTGTTAACCCAGCTCACACATTCTCCAAAGTTCTAGTGTATACATTGGATTTAAGAAAATCCAAGAAACAAGATCAAAAactgagagagaggaaaaggtaAACCAaatgacataaaaaataaattatgagatACAGAAAATCTCTAAATAATTAGTCACTCAAATTACATACCATAATAATTCTTTAAATTGTATTATATGTTTACCCACTTTTCTTTTGGAACCAAATATTTCCAGGTACAAGGAAATTTTCAACATTTCCAAGAAGAACCCAAGCAGTGGAAACATTATGACTCTGcctgtgtgtattttaaaatggtttaaataAAGGAGAGAATGACATTCAGGTTTTCTGAAATtagataattataaaattaatctATAGGAATTTTTATGATGATGGCAATATTGTTTGAATAGAAATATAGAATTTCATTTAGTATGAAACTGGTGTACTACTATCACAAACTTCCTTTACCCATTAAGTTTTAGCTACTGTAaccaatttaaaatgtaatttttcttttggaGTTAAAactattcttattttaaataaattatttgtcaCACTTATAGTTTCACAGGGAAAAAATGTTCCTTGTGCCTTCCCTACTCTTTTTAACTGAaggaaataatgtattttataaaaattctgaTAAGAACTCTTCAAGGGTAACTAATATTTGATGTTATAAGACAGAaatgaaatgtttaattttttaacatgtaAAACATGTCATACCTTGTGAGGGAGGATGAGAAACAATTGGTAGAAATATATTGCTTCTTGCATATAATTCATCTCTGTAGCAATAAGGTTAATTTCAACTTTGTAAAGCATGTCTTTATTTTATCATATTAAATTTACCTGACAttcatgttaaatattttacCTCATTGCTGCTGCAAAAGGTAGATAGATagctattaaaaatttaaatatacacactgaggaaaccagatctgaaagagacacgtgcaccccaatgttcatcgcagcactgtttataatagccaggacatggaagcaacctagatgcccatcagcagacaaatggataaggaagctgtggtacatatacaccatggaatattactcagccattaaaaagaattcatttggggGGCTGCGCTCGTGTGCGCTCCTAGgcgctcgccgccgccgccgccgccgccgcgccttTGAGTCAGCAAACTCCGCCACCCGCTGGCCCGCTGGCCCTGCTCTGCCCGGCTCTGCCTGGAGGTGCCGCCCATTGATCGTGTTCTGTGTTGAAGATGTTTCCTGAACAGCAGAAAGAGGAATTTGTAAGTGTCTGGGTTCGAGATCCTAGGATTCAGAAGGAGGACTTCTGGCACTCTTATATCGACTATGAGATATGTATTCATACCAATAGCATGTGTTTTACAATGAAAACATCCTGTGTGAGAAGAAGGTATAGAGAATTTGTATGGCTGAGGCAGAGACTCCAAAGTAATGCATTACTGGTACAACTGCCAGAACTTCCATCTAAAAACCTATTTTTCAACATGAACAATCGCCAGCATGTAGATCAGCGTCGTCAGGGTTTGGAAGATTTCCTCAGAAAGGTTCTACAGAATGCACTTCTGCTTTCAGATAGCAGCCTTCACCTCTTCCTGCAAAGTCATCTGAATTCAGAAGACATCGAGGCGTGTGTTTCTGGGCAGACTAAGTACTCTGTAGAAGAAGCAATTCACAAGTTTGCCTTGATGAACAGACGTTtccctgaagaagaagaagaaggaaaaaaagaaaacgatATAGATTATGATTCAGAAAGTTCATCCTCTGGGTTTGGACATAGTAGTGATGAGAGCAGTTCGCATGGATGTAAAATGAGCACAGCTCCGCAGGAAtcctgaaaaataattctaatGTTACCATTTTAGGAATAGCAAATTGTGTCCAGTCACAGAGAATAAAGCTTGCGAATAATATATTCTTACCTAAAGCTAACTGTCATATTAAGTATTTAAATTCGTAAAGATGTTGTGTTGTTTATTAGTGGTATTTTTATGTTGTCTTATTTTGGCTAAGCTTCTGTGAAAAGCTAAAAGCCTGTGAATGCAGCACTCTCCTTGATCAGCGCACGCTATTGGTAAAACGAGATCCTGCCCTCAGATGAAATGATTTATATGTTTAAACAAAATCTAGTTGGCtttattgcattttaaaagataGGTAAATAGGTAGCATTTCAAATCCAGATGGAGCATTTCTCCTTGTATTACTGGGGCAGTGTTAGCATAAACACAGCAGGTATGTGTATGACTTACGGCGCAGACCAGAATGCCTCTCTCAGACAGGCAGCTGGAATTTTGTGGGTACCTCCTCTGCACTGGAAAAACACTGAGCTTTGGAATGGttgattgaaatattttaagagtgTTTAACCTTTTCATTATTCTATTTCACACTTAGATGGAAAATGTGTCTTACGAATAGAGACATGTTAAAATAATgtttacatctttaaaaataaaaagcccagaaatagcTCTAGTCATTTTGCTTATATTTGCAAtatatagagggcttccctggtggcttagcagtaaagaatctgcaatataTAGATtcagaaatacattttcattGTCCAAAATCAGCTTTAACACATGGTTTCTGGGAACAAACCATTTGTTTTCATTATCTGTGTGTAATTAGAATTAGAGGTTCATGATTTATTTTCTGACTTAATGTGCAGTTTCTTATCACTAGATAACTTTCAGTATCAGTGACAGTTGCTTGTTACTTTaagttaaaagtataaaaattaataaaatttgccAGTAAATATTCCCATAATATAGAAAAGGATATGAACTTGCTAATTTCAgaattaattattcattttttaaaaagtcctttctTTTAAGGCATCTGCCTAAGGATTGGTATAATTTaacaaaatgtctttttttataGTGGTCAAAGATAAAATATCTTAGATAAACTACATTGAACGTCAAATTTCAGATGAGGCAGCATTTTCTTGAGATAACTTCATATTTCTTTCTTGTTGAATGGTATGAAATATCTCTGAAATTAACAAGAAGATATCTTATATAAGGGGGATAACTTGTTGCTTTAATTAAATGTTACCTCACCCTCATTTTAACTAGGAGTTTATTAAAAGttactgtattattttaaaaagtctgtgaAATGCTTTTAACTGAGactcaacagaaaaaaattaaatttaggaTACGAATGATTTCCTTAATTTTgccattttgttttctgtttggtcTAAAATGTTATTGaactttttgtaaatatttttatttaatgtatctTTGATCTTACTACTTTTATCATCTAAGACTCATTATTTTAATACTGGAGAAAAAAGATTTAGCAATTTCTTTGTATCTTGCTGACATGTGAAGTTTGCCATTAAGTCATTTCAGTGTGGTCACCAGCTCCTTGGCAATATGTATTTGTATTCATGTTCTGTTTTACAGTAGTTCTGAGAAGCATATATCGTGCCACCAATTGTAATTCTTAGATGATGAGACTATAGCTGTCAAAATTGATATTAAGTAATGTGTAATACTGTGGTATGTAAACTTCATGAGATCATCATtttcacattaaacatgaaaaaaaaaaaaagaattcatttgaaccagtcctaatgagatggatgaagctggagcccattatacagagtgaagtaagccagaaagataaagaacattacagcatactgacacatgtatatggaatttagaaaggtgataacgataaccctatatgcagaacagaaaaagagacacagaaatacagaacagacttttgaactttgtgggagaatgtgagggtgggatatttcaaaagaacagcatgtatgctatctatggtgaaacagatcaccagcccaggtgggatgcatgagacaagtgctccggcctggtgcactgggaagacccagaggaatcgggtggagagggaggtgggaggggggatcgggattgggaatacatgtaaatccatggctgattcatatcaatgtatgacaaaacccactggaaaaaaaaaataataataataaaaaaaaaaaaaagaaaagaaaaaaaaataaataaaaaaataaaagaaaaaaaataaacaaaaatagtaaaatagaAAACTTTTAGTGAAGACatttgccaaaagaaaaaaataaaagtagaatgaCTAAGATCTAAGCATATCCAACAATACCTTATACTCTACTGactatttaaaaatcagatataGAAATGTTGACTAATAGTGGAGAATAGGTAGACAGCACACATTCAGCACTCAGAATTTTTCACTCATGGAGGCAGCAAATCATCACATAAATAGtataaaataaattcagccactacCAGTagatttaagttaaaaatattcCCCCTTCCATCCTCTTAAGTCAGTGGGAATGTACTGAATATCATGCTGCTGTGACATCTATATCATACCTGCCAGGTGGCCTCCTGAATTTAAAATGAGGCCAAATCATtgtattctatttttcattttttgtggaggaagaaggggaaatGTGGATGCTAGATCTAAGAACTTCttataatgtaaaaaatatgactggTAAGATAAGAAGTCAACAATTTCAACTGGCTCTTGTACTGACTATGTGTCCGGTTACCTATGTCAttcatttttaagtttctttatggtcttcattaaatataaagaaaagatcCTAATAAAATGTCAGAATATTATAAATGATCAATTATATTTGACATATTACATTTAATGTGGcagaaaatgttcatttaaaaagtagagaaaagaacagttttctttaaaatataaaactttaaaaaatatatggatCTTTAAATGTGCCAACTTTCTAATCATTGCTCTCAATGCATTGACTCAACTTACTCCATGTAAAGTAGATGGCATATATACTTTCATTCTTATATAAATTAATAACAGCAACAAATGAATCATGACACTTTTCCTGATAATTCTGGTTATTAGACTTCTTTGTAGCAAGACTCAAAGAAATGCTGGCAGGCATCAATGTCAGACCCAATGCAAATTCTAAAATTAGGGGTTCTTTGTGTTTTTATAGTATCATCAGTATTTTAAGGATTAGTGACCCAGCGTGGCAAGCCCTAAATATGCACCAGAGTGACCTCCAGTGAGTCATTAAACTCTTATCCTTATTTGTTTTGGTATCCCTTTCATTTAGAACTTTATACATATACAGATAAACTTGTGcacgtgtgcacgcacacacacacacacacacacacacagttttagtAGAATGAGAatacaccttttttaaaaaatattttcattaattattttaattacactttaaaaaaaattaaatatttgacattgctgtgcttagtcactcagttgtgtccgtctctttgtgaccccttggactgtagcccacctggctcctctatccatggggattctccaggttagaatattggagtgggtagcctgttccttctccgggggttcttcctgacccaggaatcgaaccagggtctgctgcattgcaggcagattctttatgaactGAGCTACCAGGACATAGAAATACTTCATGATATTCTCTATCTGTATCTATACAACACTTTTTAATCTATTTACCCATAGATGttcacttagattgtttccatacctAGGCTACTGTGATTATTAACGTTGTAATGAACACaagagtgcagatatctctttgagatcctgatttcattttctttgcgtGTGTATTCAGCAGTGGGCTAGCTGGATGatatggtagttccatttttaattttttgtagaaCTTGCATGCCATTATCCATGGTGATTGTACCAGTGATATattcaccaacagtgtacaagggttcccatttcttcacatccttgctaaACTTTGGTATCTCTTGCCTTTTGACAACAGGTATTCTAACTGGCGTGAGATGACatcttgtagttttgatgtgcatttctctgatgattactgatgttgagcttctttcgatgtacctgttggccattggTAATgtctgttttgaaaaaaaaaagaagtttatttACATCATCTGACCATTTTACAATCAGATTGTTTTTGCTCTTAAGTTGTATGActtcttcacatattttgaatattaactccttatcaaaTATATGGGTCACACacattttctccatctgtaagTTGCCTTTTTGTGTTAATTGCTCCTTTTGCCATTCAGTATTTttctagtttgatgtagtcccatttattTGTTGCTtgagcttttggtgtcatattcaaATAATTGTTTCCAGGACCAACGTATTTGATCCTGGCAACAATTGTTTTCTATTAGCAGTTATATGGTTTttggtcttatgtttaagtctttcatCCAGTTAATTCTTTGCCTTGTGAACATCTAATTTTTccagaaccacttattgaagagactatcctctccccattgtatattcttggttaCCTTGACAAATAtcaggtgacaaatatatgagggtttatttctgggttcttgaGTCTATTACATTGggtctatgtgtctatttttacCAATACCATACTCTTTTGATTATTATAGCCTGTAATatcatttgaaattaagaaaagTGATgccttgaactttttattttttattttttttgctcaggattgctttggctattcaatattatattgtttttgatgttattgtaagattgttttctttatttctttgtcagttatttcatttgttagtgtatagaaatgaaacTGATTTCTTTATGACAATTTTGTATCTGCAACTTTTCTGAATTGTAGATtagttctatctttttttttgctgtagtCTTTaggatttcaaaaaaataaaacatagtttTATCTGCAAAGACAAACAGTTTTACTTATTCCTTTCTAATTTggatgcctttcatttcttttttcacctaATTGCTTTGATTATGTTTTTAactactatgttgaataagaatAGTGTAAGTGGGAATCCTTCTCTTATTCCTGATCATAGAAGAAAGTCTCTCAACTTTTCATTATTGAGTATAATGTAACAGTGGGGTTGTCATTAAGACCATTAT from Dama dama isolate Ldn47 chromosome 9, ASM3311817v1, whole genome shotgun sequence carries:
- the LOC133062639 gene encoding sorting nexin-10; protein product: MFPEQQKEEFVSVWVRDPRIQKEDFWHSYIDYEICIHTNSMCFTMKTSCVRRRYREFVWLRQRLQSNALLVQLPELPSKNLFFNMNNRQHVDQRRQGLEDFLRKVLQNALLLSDSSLHLFLQSHLNSEDIEACVSGQTKYSVEEAIHKFALMNRRFPEEEEEGKKENDIDYDSESSSSGFGHSSDESSSHGCKMSTAPQES